Sequence from the Microbacterium sp. AZCO genome:
TCGTGCTCGGAATTGAACTTCTCGATCAGCTTCGGAACGAGGGTCGGTGCCGCGCCGCCTGTCCAGCCGTGCCAGAAAGTGATGTCGACCTTCGGGCCGGTGTAGTCGCCGCCGCCTGAGACGGCGCCGGAGTTGCTCGACGAGCCTCCGCAGCCCGTGAGCGCTACTCCGAGGCTCACCGCCGCAGCAATGCCGAGCGCCCGAACGAACGCCTTTTTCATGTGATCGCTCTCCTTTGAGTGTGGGCCTATCACGTCTGGGGGATCAGACGAGACCTCTCGGCCCATCGCCTTGACGCGAGAATCTACAGCGCTGGAAATTCTGGTGTCAACCCCCTTCCCTGACTATGGTTGTCTCGTCCCACCTGGGTATGGAGGTGTCATGGCAGGGGTCACGCTCCAAGATGTCGCAGACCACGCGGGCGTCTCGATGAAGACGGTGTCCAACGTGGTGCGCAACTACGCGCACGTCAGCGAGAAGACCCGCAGCGCCGTCCAGCGCTCCATCGACGAGCTCGGGTATCGACCCAACGTCATGGGCCGGCGCCTCGCCACCGGCCGCAGCGGGCTCATCGCGCTGGCCTTCGCCGACGTGGGCGTGCCCTACTTCGCGGAGCTGGCCCGCATGAGTTCCCGCAGCACGCAGCGCTTCGGCTATCGCCTGCTCCTCGAGGAGACGGACGGCACCCTCGAGGGGGAGCGCGCGGTCGTCGCGAGCTCCGAGGCGGGCCTCGTGGACGGCTTCCTCTTCCAGCCCAGCGTCATGTCGTCGACCGAGGTCGCGAAGCACCGCGGCGACGTCCCGATCGTCCTCCTCGGCGAGGCCGCCGCGCCGCTCACGATGGACCGCATCATGATCGACAACGAGGCGGCGGCCGCCGAGGCGACGACGCATCTGCTCTCGATGGGGCGACGGCGGGTCGGCTTCGTCGGCCACGAGGCGCGGGGGCTGACGAACACCTCGCGTCTGCGCATCGCGGGCTACCAGCACGCGATCGAGGCGGCCGGACTCGCGCCCGACCCCGGACTGCTCATCGCGGCGGACGAGGTGTCGGCCCTCGAGTCGGCGCGGGCGGTGGGCGCCGCCCTGGACGGCGGACTCCGTGTGGACGCGCTGTTCTGCCGCGACGACCTGGCCGCCATCGGCGCCCTCCGGGCCGTGCAGGAGCGCGGGCTGCGGGTGCCCGACGACATCGCCGTCATCGGGTGGGACAACATCGGCATCACCGCCGTGACCTACCCGAGCATCACGACGGTCGCCCCCGATCTCCCGGCCCTCGTCGAGCGGGCCCTCGAGCTGCTCGTGGAGCGCATCGAGGGCTTCGACGGGATGGGGCGCCACGAGCTCGCCCCCCATCGCATCGTGTTCCGCGAGAGCGCTCCGGAGATCTGAGAGTTTACAGCGCTGTAGATTTCGGTCATGCTATCGGTATGTTCGACGATGATCTGACGGGAGCCGGCGCCCTCGACGTGCCCGCCGGCTACCCACGCCCCCAGCTCGTCCGCCGACGCTGGTCCGATCTCTCCGGCCGGTGGTCCTTCCAGCTCGACGACGCCGACGTCGGCCTCGATGAGCGCTGGTTCGAGCGCGAGTCGCTCGACGGCACGATCGTCGTGCCGTTCCCGCCGGAGTCCCCCGCGTCGGGGGTCGGAGAGACCGCCCATCACCGCGTCGTCTGGTACCAGCGCGTGTTCGACGCCGACGAGCTGGAAGCCGCCGGCCGGCGCGAGGGTTCCCGGGTGCTGCTGCAGTTCGGCGCCGTGGACTACCGCAGCCGCATCTGGATCGACGGCTCCTTCGTGGGGGCCCACGAGGGAGGGCATACCCCGTTCGCCCTCGACATCACGGAGGCGCTCGGAAGCAGGCAGACCCATTCCGTCGTCGTGCGCGTCGAGGACGATCCCGAGGACGTCGAGCAGCCGCGCGGCAAACAGGACTGGCTCGAGCATCCCCACGTCATCTGGTACCACCGCACGAGCGGCATCTGGCAGCCCGTCTGGCTGGAGGCGGTCGACCCGGTCTCGATCCGCTCCATCCACTGGGTGACCGATGTCCGCGCGGCGACGGTGTCGGCGCGTCTCGACCTGTCGCGGGTGCCCGCCGAGCCCGTGGACGTCAGCGTCCGCCTGACGTTCGGAGGCGAGACGCTCGCGCAGGCCACGACGGTCGCCGATCGGGCCTCGGTCACCGTGACCCTCTCGGTGCCCGCCCTGGGCAACGGCCAGGGCTATGAGCAGCTGCTGTGGTCGCCTGAGCATCCGCGCCTCGTCGACGCCGACGTCCGGGTCGGCGACGACGTCGTCCAGTCGTATCTGGGCCTGCGCACGGTGCATGTGGGCCAGGGCGCGTTCTGGCTCAACGACCGTCCCTACTACCTGCGCTCCGTGCTCAATCAGGGGTACTGGCCGCAGTCGCACCTCGCCGCGCCGTCCGCGGACGCCCTCCGCGCGGAGGCTCAGCTCATCAAGGACCTCGGGTTCAATGCGACGCGGGTGCACCAGAAGTTCGAGGATCCTCGGTTCCTCTACTGGGCCGACCGCCTGGGCATCCTCGTCTGGGGCGAGGCGCCGGCCGCGTTCGAGTACTCCACGACGGCGGTCGAGCGCATGGTGCGCGAGTGGCTCGACATCGTGCGCAGGGACTTCTCGCACCCGTCGATCGTCGCCTGGGTGCCGCTCAACGAGAGCTGGGGCGTGCAGCACATCGCGTACGACGCCCGGATGCAGCACTACGCCCGTTCGCTCGTCGACCTCACGAAAGCCCTCGACCCCACGCGGCCCGTGGTGTCGAACGACGGTTGGGAGCAGGTCGACACCGACATCGTCGCGATCCACGACTACGAGGCCGATCCCGGGGTGATGCGCGAGCGGTACGCCGACCGCGACGCTGTCGACCGGATGATCCGGACGTCGGGTCCCGCGGGCAGGCGTCTGGTGCTCTCGGGCGACGTCGACGACGCGCCCGTCATGCTCACGGAGTTCGGCGGCATCTCCTTCGACGTCGACGCCCACGAGGATGCCTGGGGCTACTCGACCGCGAAGAGCGCCGACGACTTCGCCGAGCGCCTCGAAGGCCTCCTCGCGGCAGTGCGCGAGAGCCGCGGCCTGCAGGGCTTCTGCTACACGCAGCTGACCGACACGCTCCAGGAGACCAACGGGCTCGTCACCGAGGCACGCGAGCCCAAGATCCCGATCGAGCGCATCCGCCGGGCGATCACCGGCAGGCAGTAGCGGCAGACCGGCGACAAGAGGAACAGTCGTGCACGACGTGCCGCGACCCGATCGAGAGCGCGGCCGATGATCGTTACGACCGCGGACACCGTGGCGGAGGCGAGGCGGATCCGCGATCGCGAGCGTCGCAGGCTCGCGGAGCACGGGGTGCAGGGCGCCCTGAGCCTCACCGGCGGGAGCAGCCTCGAAGGCCTGCTCACGAAGGGTGACATCGACCTTCACCTGCGGGTGCGCGCAGAGGACTTCGAGACGAGCGCCGCGTCGCTCGCACTCCTCTATACGGCGGTGCGCCGCGAGATCTGGACCGCGACCTTCGCGACGTTCGAGCGCGATTGCGACCCGCCCGTCGGGATCGCGCTCACGGTCGTCGGCTCCGAGCACGATCGCCGTTTCGTCGCCTCGTGGGAGCGGATGGGGAGGGATGCCGCGGCCCGCGCCCGCTACAACGCCCTGAAGCAGCACGGCGGCGACGTCGAAGACGCGAAGTCCCGGTTCTTCGACTCCCTCGTGCAGCCCGTCAGCCCGCCCGAACGCTGACGGCCGATTTCCCATCCGACGACACCCCCGCGATGCTGAGGGGGAGCCCCGATGGAGGAAGCCCCATGATCGTCGCCGATCCCCGCACGCGCCGGGTCATCGTCAACTCCGACGTCAAGAACGAGGCCGACGACCAGTTCGCGGTCGTTCACGCCCTGCTCTCGCCCACGCTCGACGTGCGCGGTGTCATCCCGGCGCACTTCGGCACTCGGCGGGGGGACGATTCGCTCGCCGAGTCGGCGCGGGAGCTCGACGTGCTGCTGCGGCTCCTCGGCCGCACGGGCACGGTGCCCATCCCGCCCGGCGCACCGCACGCGCTTGCGGACGAGGCGACGCCCGTCGACAGCCCCGGCGCGCGTCTCATCATCGACGAGGCGCGTCGCTCCGACGCGGGACCGCTCTTCGTCGCCTTCCTCGGCCCGCTCACCGACATGGCGAGCGCCCTGCTCCTCGCGCCCGACATCGCCGACCGCGACGTCACCGTCATCTGGATCGGCGGGCCGCCGTACGGCGACATCGAGTCCGTCGGCGCGTGGCCCGAGTTCAATCTGGGCAACGACATCGCGGCCGCGAACGTCGTGTTCGACTCGGGCATCACGCTCTGGCAGGTGCCCTCGAACGTCTATCGGCTCGTCAATGTCTCCTACGCGGAGCTCCGCCGCCGCGTCGAGCCGCACGGAGAGCTCGGCCGCTACCTCGCCCAGCAGGTGGTCGACTACAACACCGCGCACCACAAGGTCGCGGTCGAGTCGCGGTCGCTCGGCGATTCGCCCGCCATCGCGCTCATGCTCGAGCCGTGGTGCGCGCAGTTCCGTCGCCAGGACCCGGTCCGCTTCGCCGCGGGCGGGAGCTACGAGCCGTCGCTCCGCGGCGGTCCCGTGCGCGTGGTCGAGCAGGTCGACACCCGGTTCCTGCTCGAGGACATGTTCGCCAAGCTCGAGGAGTTCGGCGCAGCGCACACATGACGCGGGGTCGATGGATGCGGCGCGCTCAGCCCGCGTCCGCCCGGCTGGCCTCGAACCCGACGCCCGTGAGCTCTCGCGAGACCGACCACACCCGGGCCGCCGCCTGACGGTCCTCGAATCGGCGGTAGAGACTCTCGCGCCGCGGGGGTCCTTGCAGGTGCAGGAATCCGCCCGGTCCGTAGAACGCCCCCGCGACGGCCTCCCGTGAGGCGGAGGCGAAGAGGGCGGGAAGGGATGCCTCGGCCGGCGTGCCTCCGACACCGGCATCCATGATCCTCCGGCCGAGTCTCGCGCCGAGCGTGCGACCCTCGCGGAGCGACGCGGGGGCGATGTTGGTGATGGCGATCCCCGGATGCGAGAGGTTCGTCGTGATGCCCCACCCCGAGGCGGCGCTCCGGCGGCCGAGCTCGAGCGCGAAGAGGCTGAGCGCCAGCTTCGACGCGCCGTACGCGGCGAAGACGGAGTAGTGGCGCTCGAGTTGCAGGTCGTCCCAGCGGAGCTGCGCCGAGCGCGCCGCGAGGCTGCTCTGCACGGTGACCCGCGCCGCGCCGGCCCGGAGAAGCGGCAGGATCCGGGCGACGAGCGCGAAGTGGCCGAGGTGGTTCGTCTGGAAGTGCAGCTCGAACCCGTCGGCGCTCGTGTGCCGGACGGGATCGCCGAGCGCGATCATGCCCGCATTGAGGACGAGGATCCGGATCGGACGCCCGGCGGCGAAGAGCGCCTCGGCACCCTTCGCAACCGAGGCGAGATCAGCGAGGTCGAGGTCGACGAGCGTCAGGTGCGCGTGCGGCGCGTCGGCCAGGATGCTCGCGACGGCCCGCTCGCCCTTCGCGCGATTGCGCACGGGCAGCACCACGTCTGCTCCCGCGATCGCGAGCGCGCGGGCGATCTCCACCCCCACGCCATCGCTCGCGCCGGTCACGACGGCACGCTGCCCCCGGAGATCGGGAAGGCGGATGCTCCAGCGCGGCGCCCGCGGAGTCGACATCGGCGGGTCCTCTCGACGACGGGATGAGGGACCGGGTAGCGCTGGTGGTCACACGGTAGCGCGCGAACCGGGCGCGGGGAAGCAGTTGGGAGCGTGGGCGCTCATCCGGAGCCCGCGCCGCCCGATCGGATCCGTGCGGAAGAATGACGAAACCCCCGCGATGTAGAAGCTACGCGGGGGTTCCTGGGGTGATTGTAACGATCACCCTTGTGGCTCCGACCGGCATCGATCCGGTGACCTTTCGATTTTCAGTCGAACGCTCTACCAACTGAGCTACAGAGCCGCACGGCATCCGAAGCTGCCGCGTCCGAGACGAAAGGCCCTCTGTAAACCAAAGGGCCTGTCGCTCTGGAGCGACCCTGACGGGACTTGAACCCGCGACCTCCGCCGTGACAGGGCGGCACGCTAACCAACTGCGCTACAGGGCCATGCTTATTGAATTGTGTTGTCGGATGGTGACCCCAACGGGATTCGAACCCGTGCTACCGCCGTGAAAGGGCGGCGTCCTAGGCCACTAAACGATGGGGCCGGATGAACTCCTGGCCCAGGGCCCGGCGCTCACGCTTACCGACGCTCAAGCATAAGAGATCTACGGCGAATGCGCCAATCGAGGGCGAGTCGCTGTGCAGAACCGGGTGGAATCCGCGCAGGATGGGCAGTGCGTCTTCGCCCATTCAGAGGCAGGATGGATCCACGACACCCCCTTGCGCCTGTGATTCGTGTTGCTAGTGTGAATGAAGTTGTCCCGACCGGGGAGGATCGCGTGGAGCAGGATCACGCCCTCGAGGAATGCGGCTGCGGGCCGTCTCCGCGAGAGCGGCGTGCCCTCTGGCCCTCCCTGGTGAACCGCCGGACGGCCCTCGGGCTCGGCGTTCTCGGAGTCGTCGGCATCGCTGCGCTCGCCGGCCCGCTGCTTCCGCCGGCCTTCGCTGCCGACTATCCCTCGTGGGACGACGTACAGGCGGCCCGGGCCAATGAGGCCGCGGCCGCGTCCGAGGTGCAGAAGATCCAGGGGCTCATTGCGGGCCTCACATCGGAGGTATCGCGCACGCAGGCCGAGGCGGAGCGCACGTCCGCCGAGTTCTACCAGGCGCAGCAGGACTACTTCGATGCCGCACAGCGCGCGGAGCAGCTGCAGGGGCAGGCCGACCAGCAGGCCGCGGCCGCGATCGACGCCGCCAACAAGGCGGGCCGCGTCGCCGCGCAGCTCTACCGCAACGGCGGTGACGACACGTCGCTCGAGCTGTTCTTCGCCGGTTCGGCCGCGTCAGCGGACGATCTCCTCGCGCGCCTCGGCACGATGGACCAGCTCATCGCCCGCAACCAGGCCGTCTACGCCGACGCCATCACGGCGCGCGACTCGGCCCAGAGCCTCAGCGACCAGGCTGTCGTCGCGCGCGACGAGCGCGACCGGCTGCAGCAGGTCGCCGAGCAGAAGATGGTCGCGGCGCAGCAGGCGGCCGATGCTGCGCAGGCGGCGCTCGACGAGCAGCAGAACCACCTCGTCGACCTGCAGGCCCAGCTGGCCGCCCTCCAGGACAAGACGGCGCAGACGATCGCGGGCTACCAGGCCGGTGTCGAGGCCGCGCGCAAGGCGGCCGAAGAGGCGGCGCGGAAGGCCGCGGCTGAGGCGGCGGCCAAGGCGGCGGCAGCAGCGGCCGCGGCGGGTCGCGGCGGCGGCGGAGGCGGCGGCAACGGCGGAGCCGTCGTCGGATCGGGCTGGGCCCGCCCCTCGTCGGGCGTCCAGACGTCGGGCTACGGCCCTCGCAGCCGGCAGTGCGGCAACGGCTACTGCTCGAGCGGCTATCACTACGGCGTCGACCTCGCCGCGGGCTGCGGCTCGGCGATCTACGCCGCGCAGAGCGGCACGGTCGTCTACGCCGGCCCCAACGGCGGCTACGGCAACTACATCAAGCTCGACCACGGCGGCGGCATCGGCACCGGGTACGGCCACATCCAGAACGGCGGCATCCTCGTCCGCTACGGACAGTGGGTCAACGCCGGCCAGGTCATCGCGTACGAGGGCAACACCGGCAACTCGTTCGGCTGCCACTGCCACTTCGAGACCTACGTCAACGGCTTCCCCGTGAACCCGATCGACTTCATGGCACAGCGGGGCATCTCGGTCTGACCCCTTCGGCCTGGAAAAGGCGAAGGGGGATGGATGCCGGCATCCATCCCCCTCGACGAATCTCAGGGTGTCAGAGGGTCGACGGTGCGACGCCCTCGCCCTGCGTGGCGGTCTGGCCCTCGTGCTCCTTGAAGCGGTCGAAGGCCTCGCCGACCAGGCGCTCCGCCTCGGCGGCGTCGGCCCACTCGTCGACCTTGACCCACTTGTTGGGCTCGAGGTCCTTGTAGTGCTCGAAGAAGTGCTCGATCTCCTTGCGGGTGTACTCCGGGATGTCGGTGACGTCCTGGACGTGCGCCCAGCGCGGGTCCTTCGCGAGCACGGCCACGACCTTGTCGTCGCCGCCCGCCTCGTCGCTCATCTTCAGCACGCCGACGGGACGCACCTTGGCGAGCACGCCGGGTGAGAGGTCGAAGTCGAGCAGCACGAGCACGTCGAGCGGGTCGCCGTCCTCGCCGAGGGTGTTCTCGAAGAAGCCGTAATTGGTGGGGTACCCGAAGGCGGTGTAGAGGATGCGGTCGAGGAAGACCCGGCCCGTGCCGTGGTCGACCTCGTACTTGATGCGGCTGCCGCGGGGGATCTCGATGACGGCGTCGTACGCGCCCATTTCAGACTCCTTAAGAGGGGGTGGATGCCGCGACCAGCCTAATCGGGGGCGAAGGGCGTCCCGAACTACGGCTGAGTGGGGCGAATACGGTCTTCGGGCGGCGTGTCGCGCCACTCCCGACACATCCAGCCGAGATGCGGGACGGGTAGGGCTCGATACCGTGGTTCCGTGACGCATCGCCCCGGCCTGGATCCCGCCGTCGCCGAGGTGCGTCGCGCCGTGCGCGCCGCGCTCGCCGGGATCGACGCGGGCTCCACCGTCGTCGTCGCGCTGTCCGGCGGTGCCGACTCGCTCGCCCTCACGGCGGCGACCGCGTTCGAGGCCCGCAAGGCCGGCCTGACGGCGGTCGCGGTGACGGTCGACCATGGGCTCCAGAAGGGGTCGAGGGATGCCGCGGCCGCCGCGGCAGTGCACGCTCGCGCCCTCGGGCTCGAGGCCAGGGTCGTCGAGGTCGAGGTGGGGGTCACCGGCGGGCCGGAGGCCGCCGCCCGCGCGGCCCGCTACGCGGCGCTGCGGGAGGCGGCATCCACTCTTCCTGCCGCTGCCGTGCTGACGGCCCACACCCTCGACGATCAGGCCGAGACGGTGCTGCTCGGGCTCGCGCGGGGGTCGGGCGGTGGGAGCCTGCAGGGCATGGCGCCGGTCTCCGAGCTGGCCGACGGCATCGCGCTGCTGCGACCGCTCCTCGGGGTCCGTCGCGCGACGACGCGGGCCGCGTGCGCGGCCGAAGGGCTCGAGCCGTGGGAGGACCCGCACAACTCCGACCCCTCCTACGCGCGGGTGCGCGTGCGCCGGCGCGTGCTGCCGGTGCTCGAGGACGAGCTCGGCCCCGGGATCGCGGAGGCGCTCGCGCGCACGGCGGAGCAGCTGCGGGAGGACTCCGAGGCGTTCGCCGAGATGATCGACGAGACGATCGAGGACATCGTCGAGCACGCCGAGGCGGGCATCTCTGTCTCGGTGGCCGCGCTCGCCGCGAATCCCGCGGCGCTGCGGCACCGCATCATCCGGCACGTCGTCGCCGCCGAGTTCGGCGAGAGCCTCACTCGGGCGCAGACGCTCGAGGTCGCCCGGCTCGTCACGGACTGGGCGGGACAGGGACCCATCGACCTGCCCGGATGCCGTGCCCGGCGCGCGGGTGCTCGGCTCGAGTTCACCGCGACCTGACGGCCCTCGGGGAAGGTCTCGACACGCGCGCTTACCGCTCGACCCTAGACTCGGACGCATGCGCGCGGCCGACATCCAGAGCGACATCACCCAGGTCCTGGTCACCGAGGAGCAGATCCGCACCAAGCTCGAGGAGATCGCCGCGCAGGTCGCGTCGGACTACGACGGCAAGGACCTCGTGCTCGTCGGCGTGCTCAAGGGCGCGGTCATGGTGATGGCCGACTTCTCCCGGGCGCTGCCCTTCGCCGTGCCGATGGACTGGATGGCGGTCTCCTCGTACGGCGCGGGCACGAAGTCGAGCGGTGTCGTGCAGATCCGCAAAGACCTCGACACCGACATCCATGACAAGCACGTCCTCATCGTCGAGGACATCATCGATTCGGGCCTCACCCTCAGCTGGCTCCTCGAGAACTTCGCGTCGCGGGGTGCGGCATCCGTCGAGGTGTTCGCCCTGCTGCGGAAGCCGGATGCCGCGAAGGTCCACGTGGAGTGCCGGTACGTGGGCTTCGAGATCCCGAACGAGTTCGTCATCGGGTACGGCCTCGACTACGCGGAGAAGTACCGCAACCTGCGCGATGTCGCGGTGCTCGCGCCGCACGTCTACGGCTGATCGCGGAGTCCGGGTGCCGCTCGCCTCACGATTCCTCTAGTACGCCGTGGGCGAATGCACAGATTGGGCATAGCGGCCGCGCGATACCCTGAATCAACCGTCGCCGCAACCATCGTTTGCGCGGCCTCGGCTCGCTGACGAAGGGAACGGGCTCCGCCCGCACCATGGACCTCAAGAAGATCACCCGCAACCCGCTCTTCTATGTCTTGATGATCGGGTTCCTCCTCATCGTGGGGTTCTCGCTCATCTCGAGCCTGGGCGGCGCGAAGCAGATCTCCACGCAGGAGGGTCTCGAGCTGCTCAAGGGCGGCACCGTGTCC
This genomic interval carries:
- a CDS encoding nucleoside hydrolase; its protein translation is MIVADPRTRRVIVNSDVKNEADDQFAVVHALLSPTLDVRGVIPAHFGTRRGDDSLAESARELDVLLRLLGRTGTVPIPPGAPHALADEATPVDSPGARLIIDEARRSDAGPLFVAFLGPLTDMASALLLAPDIADRDVTVIWIGGPPYGDIESVGAWPEFNLGNDIAAANVVFDSGITLWQVPSNVYRLVNVSYAELRRRVEPHGELGRYLAQQVVDYNTAHHKVAVESRSLGDSPAIALMLEPWCAQFRRQDPVRFAAGGSYEPSLRGGPVRVVEQVDTRFLLEDMFAKLEEFGAAHT
- the hpt gene encoding hypoxanthine phosphoribosyltransferase — protein: MRAADIQSDITQVLVTEEQIRTKLEEIAAQVASDYDGKDLVLVGVLKGAVMVMADFSRALPFAVPMDWMAVSSYGAGTKSSGVVQIRKDLDTDIHDKHVLIVEDIIDSGLTLSWLLENFASRGAASVEVFALLRKPDAAKVHVECRYVGFEIPNEFVIGYGLDYAEKYRNLRDVAVLAPHVYG
- a CDS encoding SDR family oxidoreductase, whose translation is MSTPRAPRWSIRLPDLRGQRAVVTGASDGVGVEIARALAIAGADVVLPVRNRAKGERAVASILADAPHAHLTLVDLDLADLASVAKGAEALFAAGRPIRILVLNAGMIALGDPVRHTSADGFELHFQTNHLGHFALVARILPLLRAGAARVTVQSSLAARSAQLRWDDLQLERHYSVFAAYGASKLALSLFALELGRRSAASGWGITTNLSHPGIAITNIAPASLREGRTLGARLGRRIMDAGVGGTPAEASLPALFASASREAVAGAFYGPGGFLHLQGPPRRESLYRRFEDRQAAARVWSVSRELTGVGFEASRADAG
- a CDS encoding glycoside hydrolase family 2 TIM barrel-domain containing protein gives rise to the protein MFDDDLTGAGALDVPAGYPRPQLVRRRWSDLSGRWSFQLDDADVGLDERWFERESLDGTIVVPFPPESPASGVGETAHHRVVWYQRVFDADELEAAGRREGSRVLLQFGAVDYRSRIWIDGSFVGAHEGGHTPFALDITEALGSRQTHSVVVRVEDDPEDVEQPRGKQDWLEHPHVIWYHRTSGIWQPVWLEAVDPVSIRSIHWVTDVRAATVSARLDLSRVPAEPVDVSVRLTFGGETLAQATTVADRASVTVTLSVPALGNGQGYEQLLWSPEHPRLVDADVRVGDDVVQSYLGLRTVHVGQGAFWLNDRPYYLRSVLNQGYWPQSHLAAPSADALRAEAQLIKDLGFNATRVHQKFEDPRFLYWADRLGILVWGEAPAAFEYSTTAVERMVREWLDIVRRDFSHPSIVAWVPLNESWGVQHIAYDARMQHYARSLVDLTKALDPTRPVVSNDGWEQVDTDIVAIHDYEADPGVMRERYADRDAVDRMIRTSGPAGRRLVLSGDVDDAPVMLTEFGGISFDVDAHEDAWGYSTAKSADDFAERLEGLLAAVRESRGLQGFCYTQLTDTLQETNGLVTEAREPKIPIERIRRAITGRQ
- the tilS gene encoding tRNA lysidine(34) synthetase TilS: MTHRPGLDPAVAEVRRAVRAALAGIDAGSTVVVALSGGADSLALTAATAFEARKAGLTAVAVTVDHGLQKGSRDAAAAAAVHARALGLEARVVEVEVGVTGGPEAAARAARYAALREAASTLPAAAVLTAHTLDDQAETVLLGLARGSGGGSLQGMAPVSELADGIALLRPLLGVRRATTRAACAAEGLEPWEDPHNSDPSYARVRVRRRVLPVLEDELGPGIAEALARTAEQLREDSEAFAEMIDETIEDIVEHAEAGISVSVAALAANPAALRHRIIRHVVAAEFGESLTRAQTLEVARLVTDWAGQGPIDLPGCRARRAGARLEFTAT
- a CDS encoding M23 family metallopeptidase; the encoded protein is MNRRTALGLGVLGVVGIAALAGPLLPPAFAADYPSWDDVQAARANEAAAASEVQKIQGLIAGLTSEVSRTQAEAERTSAEFYQAQQDYFDAAQRAEQLQGQADQQAAAAIDAANKAGRVAAQLYRNGGDDTSLELFFAGSAASADDLLARLGTMDQLIARNQAVYADAITARDSAQSLSDQAVVARDERDRLQQVAEQKMVAAQQAADAAQAALDEQQNHLVDLQAQLAALQDKTAQTIAGYQAGVEAARKAAEEAARKAAAEAAAKAAAAAAAAGRGGGGGGGNGGAVVGSGWARPSSGVQTSGYGPRSRQCGNGYCSSGYHYGVDLAAGCGSAIYAAQSGTVVYAGPNGGYGNYIKLDHGGGIGTGYGHIQNGGILVRYGQWVNAGQVIAYEGNTGNSFGCHCHFETYVNGFPVNPIDFMAQRGISV
- the ppa gene encoding inorganic diphosphatase; this encodes MGAYDAVIEIPRGSRIKYEVDHGTGRVFLDRILYTAFGYPTNYGFFENTLGEDGDPLDVLVLLDFDLSPGVLAKVRPVGVLKMSDEAGGDDKVVAVLAKDPRWAHVQDVTDIPEYTRKEIEHFFEHYKDLEPNKWVKVDEWADAAEAERLVGEAFDRFKEHEGQTATQGEGVAPSTL
- a CDS encoding LacI family DNA-binding transcriptional regulator, with protein sequence MAGVTLQDVADHAGVSMKTVSNVVRNYAHVSEKTRSAVQRSIDELGYRPNVMGRRLATGRSGLIALAFADVGVPYFAELARMSSRSTQRFGYRLLLEETDGTLEGERAVVASSEAGLVDGFLFQPSVMSSTEVAKHRGDVPIVLLGEAAAPLTMDRIMIDNEAAAAEATTHLLSMGRRRVGFVGHEARGLTNTSRLRIAGYQHAIEAAGLAPDPGLLIAADEVSALESARAVGAALDGGLRVDALFCRDDLAAIGALRAVQERGLRVPDDIAVIGWDNIGITAVTYPSITTVAPDLPALVERALELLVERIEGFDGMGRHELAPHRIVFRESAPEI